The following coding sequences are from one Buchnera aphidicola (Nippolachnus piri) window:
- the ilvC gene encoding ketol-acid reductoisomerase, whose translation MKNYFNQLNFREKLQELQNCRIMKKMEFLNALNFLKNKKVVIVGCGSQGYNQGLNLRDSGISISYAFRESSIQKKTKSWNRAKNAKFFVGTLEELIPNADLVINLTPDKEHSSVVQILQHLMKKNSFLGYSHGFHVIENNMKLRSDITVIMVAPKCPGTEVRAEFLKGFGVPALLAVHQKNKFFQKGFNIAKAWAVGLGSHKAGILESSFSAEVKSDLMGEQTILCGFLQSCSLACYEHLIEKGYDSEYSISLLQYGWEKLSEVIKIGGITLLFQRLSNYAQIRAYKLSIKLKKILYPLFIQHMDDIISGKFSQKLIHDWSNNDQKLLLWRNYYKNLDFERLTGYDANFLNEEEYFEKCTLMVAMLKAGIELSFEIMVNSGIMKESAYFESLHELPLIANTISRKRLYEMNQVISDTAEYGNYLFTNNALPILKKFLKKIKNSDLGESLVVHRIDNKKLNFLHEKISKHPIELIGKKLRSYMYSMKLQN comes from the coding sequence ATGAAAAATTATTTTAATCAATTAAATTTTCGAGAAAAATTACAAGAATTACAAAATTGTCGAATTATGAAAAAAATGGAATTTTTAAATGCTTTAAATTTTTTAAAAAATAAAAAAGTAGTAATTGTAGGTTGTGGTTCTCAAGGATACAATCAGGGTTTAAATTTACGTGATTCTGGAATTTCAATTTCATATGCATTTCGAGAATCTTCTATACAGAAAAAAACTAAATCTTGGAATCGAGCAAAAAATGCTAAATTTTTTGTTGGTACATTAGAAGAATTAATTCCTAATGCAGATTTAGTTATTAATTTAACACCTGATAAAGAACATTCTTCAGTGGTTCAAATTTTACAACATTTAATGAAAAAAAATTCTTTTTTAGGGTATTCACATGGTTTTCATGTTATAGAAAATAATATGAAATTACGTTCTGACATTACTGTGATTATGGTCGCTCCTAAATGCCCTGGCACTGAAGTACGCGCAGAATTTTTAAAAGGATTTGGAGTTCCTGCATTATTAGCTGTACATCAAAAAAATAAATTTTTTCAAAAAGGATTTAATATTGCAAAAGCTTGGGCCGTTGGTTTGGGTTCTCATAAAGCTGGAATTTTAGAATCTTCTTTTTCAGCAGAAGTAAAATCAGATTTAATGGGTGAGCAAACAATTTTATGCGGTTTTTTACAATCTTGTTCATTAGCTTGTTATGAGCATTTAATTGAAAAAGGGTATGATTCGGAATATTCTATTTCATTATTACAATATGGATGGGAAAAATTATCTGAAGTAATAAAAATAGGTGGTATTACATTGTTATTTCAGCGGTTATCGAATTATGCTCAAATTCGTGCTTATAAATTATCTATAAAATTAAAAAAAATTTTATATCCTTTATTTATTCAACATATGGATGATATTATTTCTGGAAAATTTTCTCAAAAATTAATACACGATTGGAGCAATAATGATCAAAAATTATTATTATGGAGAAATTATTATAAAAATTTAGATTTTGAACGTTTAACCGGATATGATGCAAATTTTTTAAATGAAGAAGAATATTTTGAAAAATGTACGTTAATGGTTGCTATGTTAAAGGCTGGTATAGAGTTATCTTTTGAAATTATGGTTAATTCTGGAATTATGAAAGAATCGGCATATTTTGAATCTTTACATGAATTACCTTTAATTGCAAATACGATTTCTAGAAAACGTTTATATGAAATGAATCAAGTTATTTCAGATACAGCAGAATATGGTAATTATTTATTTACAAATAATGCTTTACCAATTTTGAAAAAATTTTTAAAAAAAATTAAGAATAGTGATTTAGGTGAATCTCTTGTCGTACATCGTATTGACAATAAAAAATTAAATTTTTTACATGAAAAAATTTCGAAGCATCCAATAGAATTAATTGGAAAAAAATTAAGATCATATATGTATTCTATGAAATTACAAAATTAA
- the ilvD gene encoding dihydroxy-acid dehydratase, whose translation MPIYRSSTTINGRNMAGARALWRATGVKDQDFGKPIIAIVNSFTEFVPGHIHLRHIGSLISKEIQNSGGIAKEFNTIAIDDGIAMGHSGMLYSLPSRELIADSIEYMINAHCVDAMICVSNCDKITPGMLLATIRLNIPTIFVSGGPMESGKIIYNKKIIKIDLVDAMVHGADKNVSDEFLKEIEQSACPTCGSCSGMFTANSMNCITEVLGLSLPGNGTLVATHINRKNLFLKAGRLIVKNTKLYYEKNDESLLPKNLITYKSLYNAIALDIAMGGSTNTILHILALAVTARINFSMKDINQISKKIPYLCKISPNTSKYHMEDLHRSGGIIGILIELQKKGLLKNSIKNILGITFQNLLEKYNILTTKNLYVKDFYSSGPLGKKTRIPFSQNFKWLTLDKDRKFGCIRSCKYAYNQIGGLSVLYGNLAPNGALIKTAGIKNMKLYFIGPAKVYESQEEAVQAILNSKIQKGDVIVIRYEGPCGGPGMQEMLYPTAFLKSMKLDKDCALITDGRFSGGTSGISIGHISPEAANYGIIALIKNGDLIEINLPKKEIILKIHMKELEKRKNIEKKRKKFAYTPQKRVRILSDSLKIYGLLATSADTGAIRDITKITRNLRNIN comes from the coding sequence ATATTCATTTACGTCATATAGGTTCTTTAATTTCTAAAGAAATTCAAAATTCTGGTGGTATTGCTAAGGAATTTAATACCATTGCAATAGATGATGGTATTGCTATGGGGCATAGTGGCATGTTATATTCTTTACCTTCTCGAGAATTGATTGCAGATTCTATTGAATACATGATTAATGCTCATTGTGTTGATGCTATGATTTGTGTTTCTAATTGTGATAAGATTACTCCTGGAATGTTGTTGGCAACTATACGTTTAAATATTCCTACAATTTTTGTTTCAGGTGGCCCAATGGAATCTGGAAAAATTATTTATAATAAAAAAATTATAAAAATTGATTTAGTAGATGCTATGGTACATGGTGCTGACAAAAATGTTTCTGATGAATTTTTAAAAGAAATTGAACAATCTGCTTGCCCTACGTGTGGTTCTTGTTCTGGAATGTTTACAGCAAATTCTATGAATTGTATTACGGAAGTATTAGGTTTATCTTTGCCTGGAAATGGTACTTTAGTTGCTACACATATTAATCGTAAAAATTTATTTTTAAAAGCAGGACGTTTAATTGTTAAAAATACAAAATTATATTATGAAAAAAATGATGAAAGTTTATTACCAAAAAATTTAATTACATATAAATCTTTGTATAATGCAATTGCTTTAGATATTGCTATGGGTGGTTCTACTAATACTATTCTACATATTTTAGCTTTAGCAGTTACAGCTCGAATTAATTTTTCTATGAAAGATATTAATCAAATTTCTAAAAAAATTCCTTATTTATGTAAAATTTCTCCAAATACCTCAAAATATCATATGGAAGATTTGCATCGTTCCGGTGGAATTATAGGAATTTTAATAGAATTACAAAAAAAAGGTTTATTAAAAAATTCTATAAAAAATATTTTAGGTATTACTTTTCAAAATTTATTAGAAAAATATAATATATTAACTACAAAAAATTTATATGTTAAAGATTTTTATTCTTCAGGTCCGTTAGGAAAAAAAACTCGTATTCCGTTTTCTCAAAATTTTAAATGGTTAACTTTAGATAAAGATCGTAAATTTGGTTGTATTCGTTCTTGTAAATATGCATATAATCAAATTGGTGGATTATCAGTATTATATGGTAATTTAGCTCCTAATGGAGCTTTGATTAAAACAGCGGGGATTAAAAATATGAAATTATATTTTATTGGTCCAGCTAAAGTTTATGAAAGTCAAGAAGAGGCTGTGCAAGCAATTTTGAATTCTAAAATTCAAAAAGGAGATGTAATTGTTATCCGTTATGAAGGTCCTTGTGGTGGTCCTGGAATGCAAGAAATGTTGTATCCGACTGCATTTTTAAAATCTATGAAATTAGATAAAGATTGCGCATTAATTACAGATGGTCGATTTTCAGGTGGTACTTCTGGCATTTCTATTGGTCATATTTCTCCTGAAGCTGCAAATTATGGTATTATAGCTTTAATTAAAAATGGAGATTTAATAGAAATTAATTTACCAAAAAAAGAAATTATTTTAAAAATTCATATGAAAGAATTAGAAAAAAGAAAAAATATAGAAAAAAAAAGAAAAAAATTTGCATATACACCGCAAAAAAGAGTAAGAATTTTATCTGATTCTTTAAAAATTTATGGTTTGTTAGCAACAAGTGCGGATACTGGAGCTATACGTGATATTACAAAAATTACTCGTAATCTTCGCAATATAAATTAA